The Bacillus sp. Y1 genome has a window encoding:
- the mraZ gene encoding division/cell wall cluster transcriptional repressor MraZ: protein MFMGEYHHNVDTKGRLIVPAKFREHLGETFVLTRGLDQCLFGYPLSEWDHIEEKLKGLPLTKKDARAFTRFFFSGATECEVDKQGRINIATPLMQYAKLEKECVVLGVSNRIEIWSKTLWEEYFTESEQSFAEIAENMIGFDI from the coding sequence ATGTTTATGGGTGAATACCATCATAATGTTGATACGAAGGGACGTTTAATTGTGCCTGCAAAGTTCCGTGAACACTTAGGAGAAACCTTTGTGCTAACACGCGGCTTAGATCAATGTTTATTTGGTTATCCTCTTAGTGAATGGGATCATATTGAGGAAAAGCTCAAAGGGTTACCATTAACTAAAAAAGACGCTCGTGCATTTACCCGTTTTTTCTTCTCAGGTGCGACTGAATGTGAAGTGGATAAACAAGGAAGAATAAACATTGCTACTCCACTAATGCAATACGCAAAGCTTGAAAAAGAATGCGTCGTTCTCGGAGTCTCAAACCGAATTGAAATTTGGAGTAAGACATTATGGGAAGAATACTTTACAGAATCTGAGCAATCTTTTGCTGAAATTGCAGAGAATATGATTGGATTTGATATTTAA
- a CDS encoding RsfA family transcriptional regulator: protein MPTNRQDAWSQDEDLLLAEVVLRNIREGGTQLQAFEEVGKQLSRTAAACGFRWNSYVRKQYKSGIEIAKKQRKELKKNAIAPSEFEELEESALTEQPAVEVPQTRTYQIEFNDLVTFLKELYEKADSSQREEHENYKKHIQELEKQLYYLAAENEKLEKELKIMEQDYKALIDIMERARKMVVLHEEDRQKK from the coding sequence ATGCCAACAAATCGTCAAGATGCTTGGTCACAAGATGAAGATTTGCTACTTGCTGAAGTAGTTTTACGTAATATTAGAGAAGGTGGAACACAACTGCAAGCATTCGAGGAAGTAGGAAAACAGCTTTCAAGAACCGCTGCTGCTTGTGGATTCAGATGGAATTCATACGTACGTAAGCAATACAAATCTGGAATTGAAATAGCAAAAAAACAGAGAAAAGAACTAAAGAAGAATGCTATTGCACCAAGTGAGTTTGAGGAGTTGGAAGAAAGTGCTTTAACTGAGCAACCTGCAGTCGAAGTACCGCAGACTCGCACCTATCAAATAGAATTCAATGATCTTGTTACTTTCTTAAAGGAACTGTACGAAAAAGCAGATTCAAGTCAAAGGGAAGAACATGAGAACTATAAAAAGCACATTCAAGAATTAGAAAAACAGCTTTATTATTTAGCAGCAGAAAATGAGAAGCTTGAAAAGGAACTAAAGATAATGGAGCAAGATTATAAAGCGCTTATAGATATTATGGAGAGAGCTAGAAAGATGGTTGTTTTACACGAAGAAGATCGACAGAAAAAATAA
- the bshC gene encoding bacillithiol biosynthesis cysteine-adding enzyme BshC translates to MEMVNLFLPSTNQFATDYSTGNSFIRPLFHYQFQETESYRKRVKDLENISFKREELADYIGEYMSKFPSSNEVVASISKLRNPDSVVVIGGQQAGILTGPLYSIHKILSIILFAKKQEAELSVPVVPVFWIAGEDHDYDEVNHIFVEKDNQLEKSMYPEKVLDKRMVTNIEIKKDVLKNWVTDIISSYGETEHTKSLLQFADAAIEKSVTFVDFFAQITMSLFKDYGLLIVDSGDKGLRKLEKEYFINQIKSTKEITEKVKKKQQELEEIGMTQTIVINDLCANLFYYDEVSHERILLDYIPEQQQFVGASGSVSFSYDEMLEIASEFPERLSNNVVTRPLMQECLFPTLAFIAGPGEIAYWAELKEVFEHFDMKMPPIVPRLNISLIERNVSSDMEELGLKLEDVLTAGTGKQKELFLDANRDSSFQTLFAETKDQLVKNYLEIERKTEQHYKGMLPLLKKNESLLLKQIDFMENRLELALLQKHEVVIEKYNRIERKLKPSGSPQERIWNLFYFLNQYGLSFIDELLTQPYLFDGSHQVVKL, encoded by the coding sequence ATGGAGATGGTTAATCTCTTTCTCCCATCAACGAATCAGTTTGCTACCGATTATAGTACTGGGAATTCATTCATACGTCCGTTATTTCATTATCAATTTCAAGAAACAGAGAGCTATAGGAAAAGAGTAAAGGATCTAGAAAATATAAGCTTTAAAAGGGAAGAGCTTGCTGACTATATTGGTGAGTACATGAGTAAGTTCCCTAGTTCGAATGAGGTTGTTGCATCAATTTCTAAACTAAGGAACCCGGATAGCGTGGTGGTCATTGGGGGACAACAAGCAGGTATCTTAACCGGACCTCTATACAGTATACATAAAATCCTCTCTATTATTTTATTTGCTAAGAAGCAGGAAGCAGAACTGTCTGTTCCTGTTGTTCCGGTTTTCTGGATAGCAGGTGAGGACCACGACTATGATGAAGTGAATCATATTTTTGTAGAAAAAGACAATCAACTTGAAAAGTCGATGTACCCGGAGAAGGTTCTTGATAAACGAATGGTTACCAATATTGAGATCAAGAAGGATGTTTTAAAGAATTGGGTTACTGACATCATCTCCTCCTATGGGGAGACGGAACACACGAAATCCCTGCTTCAATTTGCCGATGCTGCTATTGAAAAGTCAGTAACGTTTGTCGACTTTTTTGCACAGATTACGATGAGCCTGTTTAAAGATTATGGTTTACTTATCGTTGATTCCGGTGATAAGGGATTAAGAAAGTTAGAAAAAGAATATTTTATTAATCAAATTAAAAGTACAAAAGAGATCACTGAAAAGGTAAAAAAGAAGCAGCAAGAACTCGAAGAGATAGGAATGACACAAACGATTGTGATAAATGATCTTTGTGCAAACCTCTTTTATTACGATGAAGTTTCTCATGAAAGAATTTTATTAGATTATATTCCAGAACAACAACAATTTGTAGGCGCTTCTGGTTCTGTCTCTTTTTCATACGATGAAATGTTAGAAATTGCTAGTGAGTTTCCTGAACGCTTAAGCAATAATGTCGTGACGAGACCACTTATGCAAGAGTGCTTGTTTCCGACATTAGCGTTTATTGCAGGACCAGGAGAGATTGCATACTGGGCTGAATTAAAGGAAGTTTTTGAGCATTTTGATATGAAAATGCCTCCGATTGTTCCGCGGCTAAACATTAGTTTGATTGAACGAAATGTGAGCTCCGACATGGAAGAACTAGGGTTAAAGTTAGAAGACGTTCTAACTGCTGGAACGGGAAAACAAAAGGAATTATTTCTAGATGCCAACCGTGACAGTAGTTTCCAGACATTGTTTGCTGAAACAAAAGACCAGTTAGTCAAAAACTACCTGGAAATTGAGAGAAAGACAGAGCAACATTATAAGGGCATGCTTCCGTTGTTGAAAAAAAATGAAAGCTTACTTTTAAAGCAAATCGATTTTATGGAAAATCGACTTGAACTTGCGTTGCTACAAAAGCATGAAGTGGTTATAGAAAAATATAATCGAATCGAACGTAAACTGAAGCCATCCGGTTCACCTCAAGAAAGAATCTGGAACCTCTTTTATTTTCTTAACCAGTACGGACTCTCGTTTATCGATGAATTATTAACACAACCGTATTTGTTTGATGGAAGTCACCAAGTGGTAAAATTATAA
- a CDS encoding acyl-CoA carboxylase subunit beta produces the protein MEKHFSEQLGERIRKIEEGGHKKYHEKLEEQKKLFVRKRLELLFDDGIYEEDGKFANCQKEELPADGVITALGKIKGRTVCVMANDSTVKAGSWGARTVEKIIRIQEVAEKLKVPLLYLVDSAGARITDQLDMFPNRRGAGKIFHNQVKLSGMIPQICILFGPSAAGGAYIPAFCDIVIMVDGNASMYLGSPRMAEKVIGEKVTLEEMGGARMHCSVSGCGDILAQSEEDAIEKAITYLQYFPQNYQVRPSIIKAVDAKFEKHLEEIIPSNQNAPFNMYDCINTLVDEGSFFEIKKLFARELITGLARMNGRVIGIIANQPKVKGGVLFIDSADKGAKFIQLCDAFHIPLLFLADVPGFMIGTKVERAGIIRHGAKLIAAMSSATVPKISVIVRKAYGAGLYAMAGPAFEPDYCVALPTAQIAVMGPEAAVNAVYSNKINEISDPKERLAFVKEKHEEYKEHIDIYKLASELIVDDVVGANDLRQVLIQRFSIYETKDVVFSTRKHPVYPV, from the coding sequence ATGGAGAAGCATTTTTCGGAACAATTAGGAGAAAGAATTAGGAAGATTGAAGAAGGTGGTCACAAGAAATATCATGAGAAACTTGAGGAACAAAAAAAGCTTTTTGTCAGAAAAAGATTAGAGCTTTTATTCGATGATGGCATTTATGAGGAGGATGGAAAGTTTGCCAATTGTCAAAAAGAGGAACTTCCAGCAGATGGTGTCATTACAGCTTTAGGGAAGATTAAGGGGCGGACGGTTTGTGTCATGGCCAATGACTCCACGGTGAAAGCTGGTTCATGGGGAGCTAGAACGGTAGAAAAGATTATAAGAATTCAGGAAGTGGCTGAGAAATTAAAGGTTCCACTTTTGTACTTGGTCGATTCAGCAGGGGCTCGGATTACTGATCAACTTGACATGTTTCCAAATCGTCGGGGTGCAGGGAAAATATTTCATAATCAAGTAAAACTATCAGGGATGATCCCTCAAATTTGTATTTTGTTTGGTCCATCTGCAGCAGGTGGAGCTTATATTCCTGCGTTTTGTGATATTGTGATTATGGTCGATGGAAATGCCTCGATGTACCTTGGGTCACCACGTATGGCAGAAAAGGTTATTGGCGAAAAGGTTACATTAGAGGAGATGGGTGGAGCAAGGATGCATTGTTCAGTCAGCGGCTGTGGGGATATACTTGCTCAAAGTGAAGAGGATGCAATTGAAAAGGCTATTACCTATTTACAATACTTCCCGCAAAACTATCAGGTAAGGCCAAGCATAATCAAAGCCGTGGATGCAAAATTTGAAAAGCATCTGGAGGAGATCATACCCTCAAATCAAAATGCACCATTTAATATGTATGACTGTATCAATACATTGGTGGATGAGGGAAGCTTCTTTGAAATAAAAAAGCTGTTTGCAAGAGAACTTATTACCGGATTGGCAAGGATGAATGGTAGGGTTATAGGTATAATAGCCAATCAGCCAAAGGTAAAGGGTGGCGTCTTGTTTATTGATTCAGCTGATAAGGGAGCAAAGTTCATTCAATTATGCGACGCATTTCATATCCCGTTATTATTTTTAGCTGATGTTCCTGGCTTTATGATTGGTACAAAAGTAGAAAGGGCTGGAATTATTCGTCACGGCGCAAAATTAATTGCCGCAATGAGTTCAGCTACTGTTCCAAAAATCTCCGTCATAGTTAGGAAAGCATATGGTGCTGGATTATACGCGATGGCTGGTCCCGCATTTGAACCTGATTATTGTGTTGCGTTGCCAACAGCTCAAATTGCCGTCATGGGTCCGGAGGCTGCGGTAAACGCAGTGTACTCGAATAAAATTAATGAAATCTCTGATCCTAAGGAGCGGTTAGCCTTTGTGAAAGAGAAACATGAGGAATATAAAGAGCATATTGATATTTATAAATTAGCTTCCGAATTAATCGTGGACGACGTTGTAGGAGCGAATGATTTACGCCAGGTGTTGATTCAAAGATTTTCTATATATGAAACAAAGGATGTTGTATTTAGTACGAGAAAGCATCCGGTGTATCCTGTGTGA
- a CDS encoding enoyl-CoA hydratase/isomerase family protein: protein MAYEIIELEEGFLQFVIKRHERRNAINFEVMDGLQTAIDTVKKSKHLGLVITGEGDKAFCSGGDLSVFHKLKTEEEAYAMLSRMAKILFELFMLPKPTIALLNGIAIGGGCEIAAACDFRFAHSSVTAGFVQGNLAITTGWGGGTMLFERISSSQALSMLMKAKIYEAPELKEMGFVDFMYEGSHSEGLRAGLETMSSIENDVLQAYKQIVLSRRDPLRLQEQVIREVRQCSILWEKEAHHEKVNRFINRKK, encoded by the coding sequence TTGGCTTACGAGATTATAGAATTAGAGGAAGGCTTTTTACAATTTGTTATCAAGCGACATGAAAGAAGAAATGCAATAAATTTTGAAGTGATGGATGGTCTTCAAACAGCCATTGATACAGTGAAGAAATCCAAGCATTTAGGACTGGTTATAACAGGTGAAGGAGATAAAGCCTTTTGTTCTGGTGGAGATTTGTCTGTTTTCCATAAATTAAAGACAGAGGAAGAAGCATACGCGATGCTCTCTAGAATGGCAAAAATTCTATTTGAATTATTTATGCTTCCAAAGCCGACTATTGCTTTGTTAAACGGAATAGCGATTGGTGGAGGTTGTGAAATAGCAGCGGCATGTGATTTCCGATTTGCTCATTCCAGTGTTACAGCTGGATTTGTACAAGGAAATCTAGCCATTACAACTGGATGGGGTGGGGGAACGATGCTCTTTGAGAGAATATCTTCTAGTCAAGCTCTATCAATGCTTATGAAAGCAAAAATATACGAAGCTCCCGAGTTAAAAGAAATGGGTTTTGTGGATTTTATGTATGAAGGCAGTCATTCAGAAGGCTTACGGGCAGGATTAGAGACGATGTCTTCCATAGAGAACGATGTGCTTCAAGCTTATAAGCAAATCGTTCTTAGTAGAAGAGATCCACTTAGATTGCAGGAGCAAGTGATAAGGGAAGTTCGTCAATGTTCCATTTTATGGGAAAAAGAAGCCCACCATGAGAAGGTGAACCGTTTCATTAACAGAAAAAAATAG
- the ftsL gene encoding cell division protein FtsL yields the protein MSNLARKLQQEQQQQTVQAPQKVRKTNSWLSPGEKILGVTFCAALCFGAVHIISNQAAIYELNKDIQNTSVKLEDQQKINNDLRMQVGELSTPDRIRSMAEKLGLKLNDNNVKVVQE from the coding sequence ATGAGTAACTTAGCAAGGAAGCTTCAGCAGGAACAGCAGCAACAAACCGTACAAGCACCTCAAAAGGTAAGAAAGACCAACTCATGGTTGTCTCCTGGAGAGAAAATTCTTGGTGTCACTTTTTGTGCCGCTCTATGCTTTGGTGCCGTACATATTATTTCAAATCAAGCGGCGATTTATGAATTAAATAAGGATATACAAAATACCTCTGTTAAATTAGAAGACCAACAGAAGATTAATAATGACTTAAGAATGCAAGTGGGAGAGTTAAGCACTCCAGATCGAATCCGCAGCATGGCAGAAAAGCTTGGATTAAAGCTTAATGACAATAATGTTAAGGTTGTGCAGGAGTAA
- a CDS encoding DUF3397 domain-containing protein, producing MGSFFATVFATLVTVPIIGYFVVFVIAKQITKKHRKAVHLALDITTVLFILSVHYLIVTIWDFSLLWLIFILMIAMAILSLLLQYKLNEEVDLKKVFRGFWRFNFLLFFSAYIILICVGIFLSVTKSIS from the coding sequence ATGGGAAGCTTTTTTGCTACAGTATTTGCCACATTAGTGACCGTTCCAATTATAGGGTATTTTGTTGTGTTTGTTATTGCTAAACAGATTACAAAGAAACATAGAAAAGCAGTTCACCTTGCTTTGGATATCACTACAGTACTTTTTATCCTGTCTGTTCATTATCTTATTGTTACAATCTGGGACTTCTCATTATTGTGGCTTATTTTTATTTTAATGATTGCCATGGCCATTCTATCTTTACTCCTTCAGTACAAATTAAATGAAGAAGTTGATTTAAAAAAAGTGTTTCGGGGATTTTGGAGGTTTAATTTCTTATTGTTTTTTTCTGCCTATATCATATTAATATGCGTAGGTATCTTTTTAAGTGTGACAAAATCTATTTCGTGA
- a CDS encoding acetyl-CoA carboxylase biotin carboxylase subunit gives MQKILIANRGEIASRIIKTCSKMGIQTIAIYSDADKDLPFVSEATTSYRIGEAPVGKSYMNQKVILEIAKKEKVDAVHPGYGFLSENASFAEEIRKQGIIFIGPNSKTIQMMGDKIISREKMLEAGIPVVPGSNEELTTEEEAVAAANSIGYPVILKASGGGGGIGMIRCEDEKTLRKNLETTKKRAKTYFANEKVYIEKYIQYARHIEVQIFGDTLGNIVHLFERDCSIQRRHQKVVEESPSPFLSKGAKEKLLQAAVRAAKAVGYENAGTVEFIVDEEENFYFLEMNTRLQVEHPVTEAITGIDLVEWQILVARGETLPYKQEELESKGHAIEFRLYAEDPVTFMPSPGRIEVLDWGKGDTRVDFGYKEGVAVTPFYDPMIAKCIVHGENRDEAIEKASVFFNQLQLEGIKTNAPLFKHILNDTDFKTGKYFTNYLSVKRFN, from the coding sequence ATGCAAAAGATTCTAATTGCTAATCGGGGAGAGATAGCTTCAAGAATTATTAAAACATGCAGCAAAATGGGTATACAAACCATTGCTATTTATTCAGACGCGGACAAGGATTTACCTTTTGTATCCGAGGCAACAACCTCCTATCGAATCGGTGAAGCTCCTGTCGGAAAGTCATATATGAATCAAAAAGTAATATTAGAGATAGCTAAAAAAGAAAAGGTAGACGCTGTTCATCCTGGGTATGGATTCTTATCTGAAAATGCTAGCTTTGCCGAAGAAATTAGAAAACAGGGTATTATTTTTATTGGACCGAATTCTAAAACCATACAAATGATGGGAGATAAAATCATTTCACGTGAAAAGATGTTGGAAGCAGGCATTCCAGTTGTACCTGGCAGTAATGAAGAACTTACGACAGAAGAAGAGGCAGTAGCAGCAGCAAATTCCATAGGTTACCCTGTGATTTTAAAAGCAAGTGGAGGTGGTGGTGGGATCGGAATGATTCGGTGCGAGGATGAAAAAACTCTACGTAAAAACCTAGAAACTACCAAAAAAAGAGCAAAAACTTATTTTGCAAATGAGAAAGTATATATTGAAAAGTACATACAATATGCACGCCATATAGAAGTCCAAATCTTTGGTGATACGCTTGGGAACATCGTTCATTTATTCGAAAGGGATTGTTCGATCCAGCGTCGCCATCAAAAGGTTGTAGAAGAATCACCTTCTCCATTTTTATCAAAGGGTGCTAAAGAGAAATTGCTTCAGGCGGCTGTCCGGGCAGCAAAAGCAGTAGGGTATGAGAATGCCGGAACAGTAGAATTTATCGTCGATGAGGAAGAGAATTTTTATTTCCTTGAGATGAATACGAGATTACAAGTAGAACATCCGGTTACAGAAGCGATTACTGGCATAGATCTTGTTGAATGGCAAATTCTTGTGGCGAGGGGAGAAACATTGCCGTATAAGCAGGAGGAGCTGGAATCAAAAGGGCATGCCATTGAGTTTCGATTATATGCAGAAGATCCTGTGACCTTTATGCCTTCACCGGGGCGTATTGAGGTATTGGATTGGGGGAAGGGTGATACGAGAGTGGACTTTGGATATAAAGAGGGTGTAGCGGTAACGCCTTTTTATGATCCGATGATCGCGAAATGTATTGTTCATGGAGAAAATAGAGATGAGGCTATTGAGAAAGCATCTGTTTTTTTTAACCAACTTCAATTAGAAGGAATAAAAACCAATGCTCCATTATTTAAGCATATATTAAACGACACGGACTTTAAGACCGGCAAGTATTTTACTAACTACTTATCAGTAAAAAGATTTAACTAA
- a CDS encoding YceD family protein: protein MKWTLSQLQKYRSKDFPVDETVNMDEIMKIDPTIRRVSPIRVTGRADIDSSKVTFHLKIKGYLVLPCSRTLVDVNFPIDVETTETFLLKGLDYELEEEVHQVKGEVIDLLPVIQEILLLEVPMQVFCEDYTGTDGAPQSGKDWEVIHEQEKQDKIDPRLAGLAKLLDQNDPSSQ from the coding sequence ATGAAATGGACATTAAGTCAGTTACAAAAATATCGAAGCAAGGACTTTCCTGTCGATGAAACAGTTAATATGGATGAGATTATGAAGATTGATCCAACCATACGTCGCGTATCACCAATTCGTGTGACGGGACGAGCTGATATAGATTCGTCAAAAGTAACCTTTCATTTAAAAATAAAGGGTTATCTCGTGTTGCCTTGTTCTCGTACGTTAGTTGACGTGAATTTTCCAATTGATGTCGAAACAACAGAAACTTTCCTCTTAAAAGGACTCGATTATGAGCTTGAAGAGGAAGTTCATCAAGTAAAAGGTGAAGTGATTGATCTTTTACCGGTCATACAAGAAATCCTTTTGCTAGAAGTACCTATGCAAGTATTTTGCGAAGACTATACTGGGACGGATGGTGCTCCTCAATCGGGTAAAGATTGGGAAGTTATTCACGAACAGGAGAAGCAGGATAAGATTGATCCTCGTCTAGCGGGACTTGCGAAATTACTGGATCAAAATGATCCTTCTTCACAATGA
- the rpmF gene encoding 50S ribosomal protein L32: MAVPFRRTSKTAKRKRRTHFKLQVPGMVACPNCGEMKLAHRVCKACGTYKGKEVVND; encoded by the coding sequence ATGGCTGTACCTTTTAGAAGAACATCTAAAACTGCGAAAAGAAAGCGTCGTACTCACTTTAAACTACAAGTACCTGGTATGGTAGCATGCCCAAACTGTGGTGAAATGAAACTTGCTCACCGTGTATGTAAAGCTTGTGGAACATACAAAGGAAAAGAAGTTGTAAACGACTAA
- a CDS encoding 2-dehydropantoate 2-reductase, whose translation MKIAIIGGGAVGLLFSSYLQEENDVILYTRSEDQSESIRTNGLIRKNGEESICLPINVRPISQWDETGIELVILCVKEYMLEEIIKDLTFPPNLPLLFVQNGMGHLSLLKKINARSLFIGSVEHGALRENNHTVSHTGIGVTKLAIFRTVEGDRWILDELIFQSIKNFPAQFEQEYMVMLTKKLVVNAVINPLTAILGVTNGSLLTNKYYQMIFEQLFDEVCLALSLDRLTYYENLVHVCKNTAKNESSMLKDVKNDRRTEIDAILGYVLEEAQRKEIKVPLTLTFYHCIKGKEIKEEGM comes from the coding sequence ATGAAAATTGCGATCATTGGCGGTGGAGCTGTAGGTCTTTTGTTTTCTTCTTACTTACAAGAAGAAAATGATGTAATCCTTTACACGAGGTCAGAGGATCAGAGTGAAAGTATTCGTACGAATGGTTTGATAAGGAAAAATGGTGAAGAATCTATCTGCTTGCCAATAAACGTTCGACCGATTAGTCAATGGGACGAAACTGGCATTGAACTTGTGATTCTTTGTGTGAAGGAATATATGTTAGAGGAAATAATAAAGGACCTAACTTTTCCTCCCAACTTACCATTATTGTTTGTTCAGAATGGAATGGGACATTTATCTCTTCTAAAAAAAATAAATGCAAGGTCCCTATTTATAGGTTCCGTTGAGCATGGGGCATTAAGAGAAAATAACCATACGGTGAGTCATACAGGCATAGGGGTTACGAAACTAGCGATATTTCGAACGGTTGAAGGAGACCGATGGATTCTTGATGAGCTTATCTTCCAGTCCATAAAGAATTTTCCGGCTCAATTCGAACAGGAATACATGGTCATGCTAACGAAAAAGCTCGTTGTGAATGCGGTAATAAACCCTTTAACAGCTATATTAGGTGTGACCAATGGAAGTCTTTTAACAAATAAATACTATCAAATGATATTTGAACAGTTGTTTGATGAGGTTTGTCTTGCACTAAGTTTGGACCGCCTTACATATTATGAAAACCTTGTACACGTGTGTAAAAATACAGCAAAAAACGAGTCGTCTATGCTTAAGGACGTAAAAAATGATAGAAGAACAGAAATTGATGCCATTCTCGGGTACGTTCTTGAGGAGGCACAAAGGAAGGAAATAAAAGTGCCGCTCACTTTAACCTTTTATCATTGCATAAAAGGCAAAGAAATAAAGGAGGAGGGGATGTAA
- a CDS encoding N-acetyltransferase: MGYKVEKLKVNYKTLEEFKKFKEYGLQELSMVEDLEANIIENDSESPFYGIYFGDKLVARMSLYQVDAKYNRYFEPPCDYLELWKLEVLPDYQHKGYGSALVAFAKNIGLPIKTNPRVNSRDFWIHMGFQPVEYDLGRDFGENPLIWSSDLEMEE, from the coding sequence ATGGGGTACAAGGTTGAAAAACTAAAAGTTAATTACAAAACGCTAGAAGAGTTTAAAAAGTTTAAAGAATATGGATTACAAGAGCTCTCGATGGTAGAGGATTTAGAGGCAAATATTATAGAGAACGATAGTGAATCTCCTTTTTACGGAATTTATTTTGGAGATAAGCTTGTTGCACGAATGAGCTTGTATCAAGTGGACGCTAAATACAACCGCTACTTTGAACCACCGTGTGACTATTTAGAGCTTTGGAAGCTTGAAGTTCTACCAGATTACCAGCACAAAGGCTACGGTTCTGCCTTAGTAGCATTTGCGAAGAATATCGGTCTTCCGATTAAGACAAACCCGAGAGTAAATTCAAGAGACTTTTGGATTCATATGGGCTTCCAACCCGTTGAATACGATCTCGGACGGGACTTTGGAGAAAATCCATTAATCTGGTCAAGCGATTTGGAAATGGAAGAATAG
- a CDS encoding acetyl-CoA carboxylase biotin carboxyl carrier protein subunit, whose protein sequence is MLQITSTMAGTILQINISVGDQVENNQEIAILESMKMEIPLESQEAGRVKEIKVAEGDFVNEGDVLIVLE, encoded by the coding sequence ATGTTACAAATTACTTCAACAATGGCTGGGACAATTCTTCAAATCAACATATCAGTTGGTGATCAAGTAGAAAACAATCAAGAAATTGCAATCCTTGAATCAATGAAAATGGAAATTCCTTTGGAAAGTCAAGAAGCAGGAAGAGTGAAGGAGATAAAGGTTGCTGAGGGTGATTTTGTTAATGAAGGGGACGTATTAATCGTACTGGAATAA
- the rsmH gene encoding 16S rRNA (cytosine(1402)-N(4))-methyltransferase RsmH, with protein sequence MFEHTTVLLHETVDGLNIKPDGIYVDCTMGGAGHSALILSKLSKEGRLFAFDQDDVAIENAKGKLSAYEGQLTIVKSNFRYLQEELHKLGIEKVDGVLYDLGVSSPQLDTPERGFSYHHDAPLDMRMDQQADLSAYDVINSWSFEELVKIFFKYGEEKFSKQIARKIEAAREIKPISTTGELVDLIKEGIPAPARRKGGHPAKRIFQAIRIAVNDELGVFEDSLNQAIDLLNPGGRISVITFHSLEDRICKVIFKKASETPDLPKGLPIIPDEFKPELKLITRKPIVPSEEELEHNNRARSAKLRIAEKL encoded by the coding sequence ATGTTTGAACATACTACCGTGCTTTTGCACGAAACTGTTGATGGACTCAATATTAAACCAGATGGTATATATGTGGATTGTACAATGGGTGGAGCGGGGCATAGTGCGCTTATTCTATCCAAGTTGTCAAAGGAAGGAAGATTATTTGCCTTTGACCAAGATGACGTTGCCATTGAAAATGCAAAGGGAAAATTATCTGCATATGAAGGGCAATTAACTATTGTAAAAAGTAATTTTCGATACCTGCAAGAGGAATTACACAAGCTTGGGATTGAAAAGGTTGATGGAGTTCTTTATGATTTAGGCGTTTCCTCCCCACAATTAGACACACCGGAACGAGGATTTAGTTATCACCATGATGCCCCTTTAGACATGAGAATGGATCAACAGGCAGACCTCTCCGCATATGACGTTATTAATTCCTGGAGTTTTGAAGAGCTAGTGAAAATATTTTTTAAATATGGAGAAGAGAAATTCTCTAAACAAATTGCTAGAAAAATTGAGGCGGCAAGAGAAATAAAGCCAATTTCAACAACAGGAGAGCTAGTGGACTTGATCAAAGAGGGAATACCGGCTCCAGCTCGAAGAAAAGGTGGACATCCAGCTAAACGAATTTTTCAAGCAATCCGAATTGCAGTAAATGACGAATTAGGTGTATTTGAAGATTCGTTAAATCAAGCGATTGATTTACTGAACCCTGGTGGAAGAATTAGTGTCATTACTTTCCACTCATTAGAGGACCGGATTTGTAAGGTGATATTTAAGAAGGCTAGTGAAACACCAGACCTTCCAAAAGGATTGCCTATTATCCCGGATGAGTTTAAACCAGAACTTAAGTTAATTACGAGAAAACCAATTGTGCCATCAGAAGAAGAATTAGAACATAACAATCGAGCACGTTCGGCAAAGTTACGTATTGCCGAAAAGCTGTAA